One Thermoanaerobacter kivui genomic window, GGGGGTGGTGAACACGCCTGAGTGGCCTCTTACCCCTCCTGGCATAGCGGTGGATGTCAACCTCTACCGCCGGTGGTACGAGGAGCTCCCGCTGGATTTGCGGGCCGAGATCGAAAGGCACTGGGGAAAACCGCCGGGAACCGTAATGGTCAAACAAGGCCAGATTATGATCCCCGGCGTGGTGGCAGGCAACGTTTTCATCGGTGTGCAGCCGTCGCGCGGTGTTCACGAAAATCCCGAGAAAGCCTATCACGATAAAGAGTTGCCGCCGCACCACCAGTACCTCTGTTTTTACTGGTGGTTGCAAAAAGAATTTCGGGCGGACTGCATCATCCACTGGGGTATGCACGGCACCCTGGAGTTCACCAGGGGCAAGGAAGCCCCGGTGTCGCGCCGCTGCTTTCCGGACATTCTGATTGGCGACGTTCCCCACCTCTACTATTACTGGGTAGGAAATCCCTCGGAATCCACGATTGCCAGGCGGAGAAGCTACGCGGTGACGGTTTCCCACGCCTCGCCGCCGGTGATTGCCGCCGGCCTTTACGGCGAGTACTTAGAGCTGGAGGAACTGCTGGCGGAGTACCGGCAAGCCGAGGGTCGGGACAAGGAGACCCTGGCGGGGGCAATCAAAGAAAAAGCGCAGGCGCTCTCCATGCCTGTCGGGGATCTGGCAGAACTGGAAGTCTATCTTTACCGGATGAAGAGGCGGCTTATCCCCAAAGGTTTGCATGTTCTGGACCGGCAGCTTGAGGGAGAAGATTTGGTCAATTACCTGGCCGCCCTGGTGCGCTTTGACCGGGAAGTGCCCTCCTTTTACCGGATGGTGGCCGAGAGAATGGGCTTTTCCTACGAGAGTCTCGCTCGGGACCCGGAGGTATTTGTTGCTGTTGACCGCGAAGTGCACCAGGCGATCGGGCGCTGGCTGGCGGGGGATGAGTCGGCCCTGCCGACGGAAATAGGCCGGTATCTTGCGGGGGTAAGGGAAAACATTGCCCGCTCGCAGGAAAGCGCGGGGCTTCTTTCGGCACTGGATGGGCGCTACCTTCTTCCCAACCTGGCCGGAGATCCGGTGCGTTCGCCTGAGGTTTACCCTGTCGGCCGGAATATGTATGAGTTCGACCCGCGGCTCATACCCACACCCCTGGCGCTAAAGCGCGGGGAAGAAGCAGTAAAGGTCATTCTGGAGAGATTTTACCACACGCACGGGCGCTACCCCGAAACAGTGGGGATGGTGCTGTGGGGATTTGAGACCTTAAGCACGGGGGGCGAAACCATAGCCCAGATACTGGCTTATCTCGGCGTGCGCCTGGTGCGGAAGGAAAGCCCCTGGTTCAAGGAACTGGAGCTTATTCCTTTAGAGGAACTCGGTCGGCCCCGCATTGATGTTCTGGTGACCATCTGCGGCATCTTCCGCGATATATGCGGCCCCCAGATTGAACTAATCAACCAGGCAGTGGAACTGGCGGCCGGTGCCGCGGAGCAAGAAGAGATGAATTTTGTCCGCAAACACAGCTTGGGAATGGCAGCAGAATATGGCGGTGTCAGCCGGGGACGGGTATTCGGGCCTCATGCTACGGAGTACGCCACGTCAATGCGGGCGCTGGTGGAAAGCGGAATCTGGCGGGAGGAAAAGGAGCTTGTAGAAAGTTATGACAGCTCCATGTGTTATTGCTATCACCGGGGCAGGGTTGAGGAAAACCATGATCTCTTTACCAGGCTTCTCTCTACCATCGATGTGGTTTCGCAAGTAAGGCACAGCACGGAATATGAATTTACCGACCTCGACCATTACTACGAGTTTTTTGGCGGGCTTTCCCGGAGCGTGGCGGAAAAGAAAGGAAAAGCTCCCGAACAGTGGGTGGTGGATACCACAGAGGAGATTACCGAAGTGGCCGATGTGGGCCTGGCCATTGACCGCGCGGTGAGAACGCGCCTCTTCAATCCCCGGTGGATTGACGAGATGCTGAAGCACCAGCACCACGGCGCCCAGAAGATAGCCGAGCGGTTGGAATATCTGATCGGCCTCAAGGCCACCACTGGCCGGGTGAGTGAGTGGGTTTTCCGCGAGGCGCTCCACCGCTTCCTGCTGGACCAGGACATGCGCCGCCGGTTGGCGGAGAACAACCGCTTTGCCGCCCTGGAAGTAGCCAGGCGTATCGCTGAAGCCATGCGCCGGGGCTATTTGAACTGCAAAGATGAAGAGTTGACCGAATTCCAGAACGCGGTGCTTGAACTGGAGGGCTGGATTGAAGAGAAGGCTTAACTCCGGGTTTGCCCGGAAAAAAAGAAGGAGGCATAAGGATGGCCGACCTTCATGTCGGTGAGGTATTAAGACCGAAGTTTATTACCGGTAGCCGTTCTTTGTTTAGCGGGGCGATTGCAAGGCTCTGGCAAGATAAACTGGCTCTTTTGGGGCTGGTGATCATCCTGGCTGTGGTGGCCATGGCCATCTTTGCCCCCTACCTGGCGCCTAATGACCCAGTGAAAGTTAACCTGGCGCAGCGTCTTGCACCGCCCGGCGCGCAGTACCCCCTGGGCACCGACCACCTGGGGCGCTGCCTCTTGTCGCGGTTGATCTATGGCACGAGGGTTTCCCTAGCCACGGCGGCTTTAGCTCTTTCTGCCATCGTGCTCATCAGCATTCCCCTGGGCACCCTGGCGGGCTACTGCGGGGGGCGGGTGGACAACGCCATCATGCGGGTAGTGGACGTGCTGCTGGCCTTTCCGGGCCTGATCCTGGCGCTGGTCATCGCCGGGACGCTGGGGCCGGGGCTTTTAAACGTAATGCTGGCGTTATCTTTAGTCTGGTGGGTGGGGTACGCCCGGGTCATCCGGGGGATGGTTCTTTCGGTGAAAGAGAAGGAATTCGTTCTGGCGACCCGGGCCTGCGGCACGCGTGAGATGGGCATCATCACGCGGCACATCCTGCCCAACATGCTCTCCCCGGTGATCGTCCTGGCCACGCTGGACATGGGCAAGCTGATCCTGGCCATCTCCGGGCTTTCCTTCCTGGGTCTCGGCGCCCAGCCGCCCACGCCGGAGTGGGGGGCCATGCTCAACGACGGCCGCCCTTACATGCAGGTGGCACCGCAGCTCATGGTCTACCCGGGCCTTTGCATCATGACGGTGGTGCTGGCCTTCAACCTGCTGGGCGACGGCTTAAGGGACGCCCTGGACCCGCGGGGGATGACCAGGCTTTAAAAAATAGGGGGAGAACCGGATGTCCCTTGTTCCTGTTTTAAAGGTGAAAAATCTTTCCACTCACTTTCATACCCGGCACGGCATCATTAAGGCCGTAGACGGAGTGAGTTTTGAGGTGGCAGCGGGGAAAACCCTGGGGCTGGTAGGGGAAAGCGGCTGCGGCAAGAGCGTCACGGCCCTGTCCATCCTGCGCCTGATTGAGCCGCCGGGAAGAATTCTCTCCGGGGAAGTCTGGTTAAACGGCTATAACCTGCTTAAGCTCCCTCCAGGGCAGTTGCGGCAGGTGCGGGGTAAAGAAATAGCGCTGGTTTTCCAGGACCCGCTGACCTCCCTGAACCCGGTTTTAACCATCGGTACGCAGATTACGGAAACCATTGTCTCTCATGAAGAGGTATCCCGGGCTGAAGCGCGGCGTCGCGCGGTGGAGCTTCTTTTCCGCCTGGGCCTGCCCGACCCGGAAAGGCTCATGCGCTTATACCCTTTTCAGCTTTCCGGGGGCATGCGCCAGCGGGTGATGATGGCCATGGCGATCTCGATGCGCCCGAAAGTTTTGATTGCCGATGAGCCCACCACTGCCCTGGACGTTACCGTCCAGGCCCAGATCCTGGCGGAGCTGAAGCGGCTGCAGGAAGAGCTGGGAATGGCCATCGTCCTCATCACCCACGACCTGGGGGTAGTTGCATCCATGGCCGACGAAGTGGCGGTGATGTACGCCGGATCGATTGTGGAGCGCGGCCCGGTAGCAGAAGTGTTTGACCACCCCGCCCACCCCTACACCCGGGCTTTGCTCCGCTCCGTGCCGCGCCTTAGCAAGGAAGAACTGGTGCCCATCGGGGGACAGCCGCCGACGCTTCTAAATTTCCCAGCCCATTGCGCCTTCTTCCCCCGCTGCCCCGAGGCGCACACGGAGTGCCGGGGAAAGAAGCCGGAATTGCGGGAGATCGGGCCGGACCACGCGGCAGCCTGCCACCGCATTTCCCGGAGTTGCCCAGGGGGGGGCTGGGCGCAGGTGACCCTCTTAGAGGTAAGGGAAGTGGTGAAGCACTACGCCGGGAAAAGGGGGATATTTGCGGGTCACCGGGAAAAGGTGCGGGCGGTGGACGGCGTCACATTCGCCTTGGCACGGGGAGAAACCCTGAGCCTGGTGGGAGAAAGCGGTTGCGGCAAGAGCACCCTGGGGCGGCTTGTGGTGCGGCTGGAAGAACCCACGGCTGGAAAAATTCTTTTTGCCGGCGAGGATATCACCGGCTGGACGGGGAGAAAGCTGCAGGAGCTGCGCCGCCGCTTCCAGATCATCTTCCAGGACTCTTCTTCCTCCCTCAACCCGCGCCGGACGGTGGGGGCAATCATTGAGGAACCCCTGGCCAATTTCGGCGTGGCTAAAAGGGAGCGCCAGGAGCGGGTGGCCGAACTATTAACCCTTGTCGGCCTTGAACCCGGAGATGCTTGGAAATACCCGCACGAATTCAGCGGGGGGCAGCGCCAGCGCATCAACATCGCCCGGGCCCTGGCCCTGCAACCGGAACTGGTGGTCTGCGACGAGCCCGTTTCCAGCCTGGACGTCTCCATCAGGGCGCAGATCTTGAATCTATTGCGGGAACTAAAAAAGCGGCTGGGCTTATCCTACCTCTTCATCTCCCACGACCTGGCGGCGGTGAATTACCTGGCCGACCGGGTGGCGGTGATGTACCTGGGCAAGATCGTGGAAATCCTGCCGGCAGAAGGCCTCGGATCACAGGCCCGTCACCCTTACACCCGGGCGCTTTTGCGCGCCGTGCCGGAGCCCGACCCGCGGCAAAGAACCGACCGAAAAGCGGTGGTACGGGGTGAGCCGCCCGACCCGGCAAATCCTCCCGCGGGTTGCCGCTTTCACCCCCGCTGTCCCGAGTTTCGTGATATCTGCCGGCGGGAGGAGCCCACCTTAAAGGAGGTGAGGGAGGGTCACCTGGTGGCTTGTCATTTAGGTGAGGCTTGCCTTAAGTAAAGTAAATGTTAAAACAGTATGGTTTGAGTAATTTCAAAAGGGAGGCATGAACGTTGAGACTCAAGAAGTGTTTAATCGTACTGGTAGCATTTTGTGCACTTTTGCTGCTCCTAGCGGGCTGTACTGCAAAGGTTTCTGAGAAAACGGGAAACAAAGGAGAAACCGAAAATAAAACCTTGGCTATCGGTTTGGCCCAGTTCCCCGGCAACCTCGACCCTGCCGACCAGTACAACGGCTGGTACGTAGTCAAATTCGGTGTGGGTGAAACTCTTGTAAAAATAGGCAAGGACATGAAGGTTGAACCATGGCTTGCGGAAACATGGAAAAAAGTAGACGATTTAACTTGGCAGATAAAGATCAGGGATAATGTTATTTTTCACAACGGAACGAAGGTTACCGGTGAGGCGGTGAAGGCTTCGCTGGAACGCACAGTCGCAATGAATAAAAGGGCGTCCCAGTTGCTTGATATTGCTTCCATAGAGGTGAATGGCAATGAAATAACGGTCAAGAACAATCGTCCGAATCCATCGTTTATACCGACCCTGGCCGATCCTTTCGCGGTGATAGTGGATGTGGCCGCGGCCAGGGCGATGGGTGAAGAGTTTGCCAAAAAACCCGTGGCAACCGGGCCTTTTAAAATCAAAGGGTACGCAAAAGATGTTGAAGTAGTGGTTGAAAAGAACGACAATTATTGGGGAAGTAAGCCAAAGTTGGATGAGGTGGTCTTTAAATTCATACCAGACAGCAATACACGGGTAATGGCGTTGCAGGCGGGTGAAATTCAGGTTGCGGACAACATCCCAGCAGAAAGCGTGGGGTCAATCGTTAAAGCCGGGTCCTATCAAATTTTAAGCGGGTCCTCTCTCCGTACCCACATGCTCATTTTTAACGTGACGAAACCGGGACTTGATGATGTCAATGTCAGAAAAGCCATTAATATGGCTATTAACAGGGAAGACCTGGCCAACAAAGTGATGAAAGAAAGCGCCATTCCCGCCACCGGTCCGTTCCCGCACGTGCTACCTTTTGGAGGCGGTGAATTAAAAGGGTATGCTTATCAGCCTGAGGAGGCTAAGAAGCTCCTGGATGCCGCAGGGTGGAAGCCTGGACCCGACGGTGTCCGCCGGAAGAACGACAGGAAGCTGGAGTTCTCCGTGCTTTGTTATAAAAACCGGCCGGAACTGCCGGTTCTCCTGGAGGCCATCCAGGCAGAACTGAAGGAGATTGGTGTTAAGATAAACATAATCAATGTGGAAAACATTGGGGAAGCCCTGAAAAAAGATTTTGATGCCACCATTTACAGCTTGAATACAGCTCCGTACGGCGATC contains:
- a CDS encoding cobaltochelatase subunit CobN, producing MVNFLLLTTMDNTRELREALAEIRADYGEILSVKKIYFFDWERGTIDPVEVEEAVRSSQVILVDIRGQTEFTDRLRELVAGSAATVVVLVGGSRDILSLTRMGSFSGADLPAWRRFDIEAYLKAKKFMELTKRLGSVLPVGKLKHLRNWLVACEYYAEGGKENLKNLFLFLLREYCGAQVKVGPPQKRPEYGIWWPPDRYYSDLRAFKSAVGWQADKPAVGVFFYGGMHLGDCLPVVEALAEELRGEVNLIPVFSKVEYNLAAMRAFFFDEGHPAVDLVVNLQYFRLHGGPYGGTPEPTYQLLSELGVPVLTGFRSYATEIREWQRENRLNPLEITIGVMLPELDGYIEPIYVGGLVSLGEDGFLGGEVKEARALHEGIERLAGRIRKWLCLRRKPNVEKRLAIILYDYPPGEANLGSAGYLDVLESLRIFLERLAAAGYRVEVPAGHLGEFLLSRGVVNTPEWPLTPPGIAVDVNLYRRWYEELPLDLRAEIERHWGKPPGTVMVKQGQIMIPGVVAGNVFIGVQPSRGVHENPEKAYHDKELPPHHQYLCFYWWLQKEFRADCIIHWGMHGTLEFTRGKEAPVSRRCFPDILIGDVPHLYYYWVGNPSESTIARRRSYAVTVSHASPPVIAAGLYGEYLELEELLAEYRQAEGRDKETLAGAIKEKAQALSMPVGDLAELEVYLYRMKRRLIPKGLHVLDRQLEGEDLVNYLAALVRFDREVPSFYRMVAERMGFSYESLARDPEVFVAVDREVHQAIGRWLAGDESALPTEIGRYLAGVRENIARSQESAGLLSALDGRYLLPNLAGDPVRSPEVYPVGRNMYEFDPRLIPTPLALKRGEEAVKVILERFYHTHGRYPETVGMVLWGFETLSTGGETIAQILAYLGVRLVRKESPWFKELELIPLEELGRPRIDVLVTICGIFRDICGPQIELINQAVELAAGAAEQEEMNFVRKHSLGMAAEYGGVSRGRVFGPHATEYATSMRALVESGIWREEKELVESYDSSMCYCYHRGRVEENHDLFTRLLSTIDVVSQVRHSTEYEFTDLDHYYEFFGGLSRSVAEKKGKAPEQWVVDTTEEITEVADVGLAIDRAVRTRLFNPRWIDEMLKHQHHGAQKIAERLEYLIGLKATTGRVSEWVFREALHRFLLDQDMRRRLAENNRFAALEVARRIAEAMRRGYLNCKDEELTEFQNAVLELEGWIEEKA
- the nikC gene encoding nickel ABC transporter permease subunit NikC, whose amino-acid sequence is MADLHVGEVLRPKFITGSRSLFSGAIARLWQDKLALLGLVIILAVVAMAIFAPYLAPNDPVKVNLAQRLAPPGAQYPLGTDHLGRCLLSRLIYGTRVSLATAALALSAIVLISIPLGTLAGYCGGRVDNAIMRVVDVLLAFPGLILALVIAGTLGPGLLNVMLALSLVWWVGYARVIRGMVLSVKEKEFVLATRACGTREMGIITRHILPNMLSPVIVLATLDMGKLILAISGLSFLGLGAQPPTPEWGAMLNDGRPYMQVAPQLMVYPGLCIMTVVLAFNLLGDGLRDALDPRGMTRL
- a CDS encoding ABC transporter substrate-binding protein, whose product is MRLKKCLIVLVAFCALLLLLAGCTAKVSEKTGNKGETENKTLAIGLAQFPGNLDPADQYNGWYVVKFGVGETLVKIGKDMKVEPWLAETWKKVDDLTWQIKIRDNVIFHNGTKVTGEAVKASLERTVAMNKRASQLLDIASIEVNGNEITVKNNRPNPSFIPTLADPFAVIVDVAAARAMGEEFAKKPVATGPFKIKGYAKDVEVVVEKNDNYWGSKPKLDEVVFKFIPDSNTRVMALQAGEIQVADNIPAESVGSIVKAGSYQILSGSSLRTHMLIFNVTKPGLDDVNVRKAINMAINREDLANKVMKESAIPATGPFPHVLPFGGGELKGYAYQPEEAKKLLDAAGWKPGPDGVRRKNDRKLEFSVLCYKNRPELPVLLEAIQAELKEIGVKINIINVENIGEALKKDFDATIYSLNTAPYGDPQYLLETVFKTGAASNFGKYSNPGLDSLIDSLKTEFDVQKRNSIAREAQQIVLGDAAFAFLVYPKCFLAVSDEVEGIQVFPSDFIIYII
- a CDS encoding ABC transporter ATP-binding protein, giving the protein MTLLEVREVVKHYAGKRGIFAGHREKVRAVDGVTFALARGETLSLVGESGCGKSTLGRLVVRLEEPTAGKILFAGEDITGWTGRKLQELRRRFQIIFQDSSSSLNPRRTVGAIIEEPLANFGVAKRERQERVAELLTLVGLEPGDAWKYPHEFSGGQRQRINIARALALQPELVVCDEPVSSLDVSIRAQILNLLRELKKRLGLSYLFISHDLAAVNYLADRVAVMYLGKIVEILPAEGLGSQARHPYTRALLRAVPEPDPRQRTDRKAVVRGEPPDPANPPAGCRFHPRCPEFRDICRREEPTLKEVREGHLVACHLGEACLK